From the Cyanobacteria bacterium FACHB-DQ100 genome, one window contains:
- a CDS encoding IS1 family transposase, protein HRKTLCYSKSVEMLSHSIRLLLHYLKFRDVPIPV, encoded by the coding sequence TGCATCGTAAGACCTTGTGCTACTCGAAGTCAGTGGAGATGCTCAGTCATTCGATTCGCTTGTTACTGCACTACCTCAAATTTCGAGATGTGCCCATTCCAGTCTAA